The nucleotide window aaaagtcTACTTTACGAAAGAAGATGAACGCTTGTGAGAAGAGCACGTGCTAGTCATGCATCGATTGTTCTTAAAATTATTCTAGAGGATGGGGTGGAAAGGGTCGGCAAGGAATTGGCATCGCTGAATGCGTTGCACCCTGTTGCATACCATGTGACAGGGATGCAACGATTGGTGTCGTTTCTAAGACCTCTGCTATATGCCAGCCACAGTCTACGTTCTAGACCCCTATTATCTCAGTTGATCCCCAGAAGACAAGGCGGGGGGGTCTCCTGGTTGTCCCTGTTTTACACACGGGAAGTggagggacagagaggttaagtgaggtGTATAATGATggctctcctttcttccctcatcGCCCTTTGTTTCAGTCTGGCCACACACCCTCCTCGCTACCTTCCGGATAGCTGAGAACCTCCAGCTGCAGCTTCTCGTCCAGACCCGAGGGCCGAGCGGAGCGTCCAGCTCAGACTAGACCTCCATGGATCCACTCCAGAAATGGAATCCAGTGTTGATCTCGGGATCTTCCCAGATGACGGCGGCAGAGACTCCGCAGGCGGGCCCGGCAGCCCCTCGGCCTTCCCGCTCGGAGCAGCTGGTGGTGGGCCTGGGAAACCCGCGCCCCGGCCCTGGCACCGGCCACCACCCTGCGCCCCTGCCAGAGGGGCTGCTCCAGCAGCGGTACCGAGAGGAGAAGAGCCTGCCAGAGAGGCGGTGGGAAAAGCTGGCCTTCCCGCAGAAGAAGAAAGCAATCCTGGGCCACCTGAGGCGCAGACACCGTGATCACATGGCCCCTTATCCGGCTGAGAGGGAACCGAGGATCGCTCCCTcggggagcagggagcagaaTCGATTCCGATGCGAGTGTCGATACTGCCAGAGCCACAGGCCCACTCTCTCCGGGCTCCCTGGGGAGAGGAGCGGGGCCCCTCCCGCGTCCTCCTGGGAGGCGCTGGTGCAGGGCCTCAGCGGCCTGACCCTCAGCCTGGGTAGCAGCCAGCCCGGCCTTCTGCCCGGGGGGGCGCTCcagcagcaggagagagaggagaagcgCCAACTGGAGAGGCAGCAGGAGAGCAAGAGAGTGTTCCAGAGGCTGCTCAAGCAGTGGTTAGAGGAAAACTGAGACACCGCTGCTGTCACGCGACGCAGGTCGGAAGGGATTCAGACGGAGACGCGGTGCTGCCGGCTCCGGGGCGTGGGACCAGACCGTGGTGAGCTCTGGTCGGAGGACTGCCGAGACCTGTGTCATCACCGCAATCCTCCCAGTCTGACGTTGGAAGGAAGGTCCTGCTCGCTCGTGCCTGTCATTCCTGGATCGCTGTGAGGCATTCTGTGGCAACGGGGACTGCGTACCAATGGTCCTCACCTCATCTCGTGTGGCTTCCGTGGTGCATGTTGTCGCTTTGCCACCCCGGATCTCCGTCTTTGCTCCCTACCTTGTTGTCAGTAAGAGATAAAATGTCTGTGTAGTGTCAATGCCGTGTTGCTGTCCCTGTGCTTTTGTGCCATTTAACTGACTGCCTCTGAGAAGCAGCGCTGGGTCTGTTGAAACGCAGCGCGCCACCCTGAGGTCCGGTTTCATGAACCGCAAGCTAAACAGAGTGTGGGGAAGGGACGTGGAATGAGACCTTGGTGGCTCCCCATTGTGCTGTGTGTGTAAGCTATTATGAATATGATAAGCTAAATGTAAGTAAATGTTTCCCTGCTCTTTAACAGTCGCGTTGTATTCCCCCTCGAGGGAGTTCCGATGGGGCACCTCATCGTCAATACCAAATAAATATACGTGTGAAAGAAAGTGACCGAAGAATTCAGGTTTGTTTATCAGTAGTGGTTTGTTTCCTGTCGGCTCTGAGATCACTCCCTTGAAATGCCCAACAGCGGCTCAAGAGTTCATCAAGGGGCGCTCTGCGCTGGGGGGCTGCGGAACACGGGAGGGGGCACCAGAGAACACAGTCCGGTCGCCGAGGCCCCGCGACAGGACCAGCATCCACACCAGCCAGGCGGCGCAAACGGAAGAGGGTCCTCCTACTCGCAGGAGACGTGGAAGCAGAGTCCGCTGCCCACTCTGGGAGCCCCTGCCCCTTGGTGCCGATGCCCTGGCTTAGGGGACCCGGGGGCCGTTCTCTGCTGTCTGGTGGGGTGTCTGGGTAGGTGACCGCAAACGGCGGTTTTGTACCTGCTCTGCCAGAACCAGAGCATCCTCGACTTACTTCACAATCCTATGAGCACTTAGACACGTGTCTTTTACTTTCAAGAGGCACCACTGATTAAATCtaccttttttccccctgcagAATCCTGTCGTGCATACCCAGCAAGGGACCATGTGATTCTTCTGAACTGAAAGCAAATCCTGCTCTGTGTCAGTCTGTTTTCAGGTGGACCCCAGAGCTGCGTGGCCGCAAAAATCTACGCGTCTCCTGCCCACAGAAGGGACTTGAAAACAGGTACGATTCTTCCATTCTGAACTTGGGATCGATCTCATGGGAGAGCTTGACGTGACGGTTAAACCGACCCTGCCAGGATTCCCTCCCAGCTCCGGGGTGAAGGAAATTAAAGCAgggcttttctttcttgaaaCTCCAGGGCCTCAATTCAGACAGGCGAATCGGGGAGAGTTTAGAAGGGCGCCATGGCATTGCAGTTCGCCTGATGTGTGCCAGGTTTCTGTGCGTATTTCCGAGGTTTAGCTCATTTTGTCCTCTCCCACAGACCCATCATCATCTACCAACATTCTCCGTCCTCTTAGGACTCTGGAAAGCAGAGTTCAGAGAGGCagggaacttgcccaaggtctcacaggcGGTAGGAGGTGGAAGTGCCGTGCACACCCAGGCAGGCCGGATTCAGAGCTGGCGCCCGTCACCGGTTTACCTCCGTGAGGCTGAAGGGTGAAGGGCAAAGCGCCAGGGCCTCCAGCGGACCTGCCATAGCTGGTGGCACCACATCCTAGTGAGACACGTCGTTGAATCCCTGCCGCGATGCAGCAGGGCTGGTGGATGCGTCCCCACGTTACAGAGGCTTCATGGAAGCCGTGAATTGGCGCCCAGAGACACACAGGCCTTTCTCTGACTCGCCAAACACCGAATTGCTGGCTGGCGACATCCCCAGTCGATTCCGACCCACGCTGCCAGTGACAGTAATCGTCGAACCAATCAATCATCACGGCTTCAGTTCGCTCACTTTGCCTCCCCCCATTCTGTGTTGTGCTGGCTgtcgtggggaagggaggaggaataGCAGAGGGTGTCCCTGCCCTCTCGGATTGAGCGTTTCATCAGGGAGAGAGACCGGACGCTGTCTCAGTGCGTtctgtgttgctgtaacagaataccacagaccaggtgctgtggtttggatatggtttgtttgtccccCCAAAACTCGTGCTGAAGCTggatccccagtgtggcagtgcTGGGAGGGAGGGGTCCCCGTGGGAGGTGTtagggtcatgggggtggatccctcatgaatagatgaGTGTCCTCTGAAGCCTCCTCCTGCTGGGGTGAGGCAGTGACCACTCTCCCAGGAGTGGATTCTGTGTCAGGAGAGCAGGTTGTTGGAAACAGCctcccttcctcagtttccctctctggcTTCCTCTCGCCATGTGATCTCTTGGCACACACCGGCTCCCCTTCCACTTTCCGACGTGAGCTGAAGCAGCCTAAGGCCGTGAGGAGGTACAGATGCTCAATCTGGACGTGCCAGCCACCAGAACCGTGAGCCAGAGAAACCCGTTTTCCTTATGTCTTACCCAGTCTCCGGCGTTCTGTTCCAACAACACAAAATAGACAAagacactgggtaatttataaagacgagaaatttatt belongs to Eulemur rufifrons isolate Redbay chromosome 30, OSU_ERuf_1, whole genome shotgun sequence and includes:
- the LOC138378020 gene encoding protein FAM156A/FAM156B-like, coding for MDPLQKWNPVLISGSSQMTAAETPQAGPAAPRPSRSEQLVVGLGNPRPGPGTGHHPAPLPEGLLQQRYREEKSLPERRWEKLAFPQKKKAILGHLRRRHRDHMAPYPAEREPRIAPSGSREQNRFRCECRYCQSHRPTLSGLPGERSGAPPASSWEALVQGLSGLTLSLGSSQPGLLPGGALQQQEREEKRQLERQQESKRVFQRLLKQWLEEN